The proteins below come from a single Thermoplasmata archaeon genomic window:
- a CDS encoding tRNA (N(6)-L-threonylcarbamoyladenosine(37)-C(2))-methylthiotransferase, with product MKVYVEAYGCTQNYGEARLMQEALASNGHVLTASEDQADAHVLVTCTVVEATERKMVRRMKELAARDKPLVVAGCMAAAQRDRVRAIVPRAQLLPPRKWPQIVELLGAGTACGDRAAETEALGFGWQDAIVPIAQGCAGRCTYCITRVARGAVKSYPVETVVEQVRRHVERGSKEIKLTGQDTGAYGRDTGSNLAELVYAIDTIPGEFRVRIGMADPLTILPVLEPLLDAYGSEKVFKFLHLPVQSGDDRVLERMRREYTVADFETIVDGFREAFPRLTLSTDVILGFPGETEEEFESTMDLVRRVRPDIVNVTRFSARPGTPAAAMPEQVVGWRVKQRSRKITSLRFAIAREIHQAFVGDEVNALVTEMGKEDTRLARTAEYRQVVLHEPAPIGEFVRVRIDAARATDLFGHVVTDGLYTPEEMHARSPVV from the coding sequence GTGAAGGTCTACGTGGAGGCCTACGGCTGCACCCAGAACTACGGCGAGGCGCGGCTCATGCAAGAGGCCTTGGCCTCGAACGGACACGTCCTGACCGCCTCGGAGGACCAGGCGGACGCGCACGTCCTCGTGACCTGCACGGTCGTGGAGGCCACGGAACGGAAGATGGTGCGCCGGATGAAGGAGCTCGCGGCGCGGGACAAGCCGCTCGTCGTCGCGGGATGCATGGCTGCGGCCCAGCGGGACCGGGTGCGGGCGATCGTGCCTCGCGCCCAACTCCTGCCGCCGCGGAAGTGGCCGCAAATCGTCGAGCTGCTCGGTGCGGGCACCGCGTGCGGCGACCGTGCCGCGGAAACGGAGGCGCTGGGGTTCGGGTGGCAGGACGCCATCGTGCCGATCGCCCAAGGCTGCGCGGGCCGCTGCACGTACTGCATCACACGGGTGGCCCGCGGCGCGGTGAAATCGTATCCCGTGGAGACCGTGGTGGAGCAGGTCCGCCGCCACGTGGAGCGCGGCTCCAAGGAGATCAAACTTACGGGCCAGGATACGGGAGCCTATGGCCGCGACACAGGTTCGAACCTGGCCGAACTCGTGTACGCGATCGATACGATCCCGGGAGAGTTTCGCGTGCGCATCGGCATGGCGGATCCCCTGACCATCCTGCCCGTCCTCGAACCCCTCCTTGATGCGTACGGCTCGGAGAAGGTGTTCAAGTTCCTCCACCTCCCGGTCCAGAGCGGGGACGATCGCGTTCTGGAGCGCATGCGGCGCGAGTACACGGTCGCGGATTTCGAGACGATCGTCGATGGGTTCCGTGAGGCGTTCCCCCGGCTCACCCTCTCCACGGACGTCATCCTCGGGTTCCCCGGGGAGACCGAGGAGGAGTTCGAGTCAACGATGGACTTGGTTCGGCGCGTGCGCCCGGACATCGTGAACGTGACCCGGTTCTCGGCCCGTCCCGGCACGCCGGCGGCCGCCATGCCCGAGCAGGTGGTCGGGTGGCGAGTGAAGCAGCGGTCGCGAAAGATCACCTCGCTCCGGTTCGCGATCGCGCGGGAGATCCACCAGGCGTTCGTCGGGGACGAGGTGAACGCGCTGGTCACGGAGATGGGCAAAGAGGACACGCGGCTCGCGCGGACCGCGGAATACCGCCAGGTCGTGCTCCACGAGCCCGCGCCTATCGGGGAGTTCGTCCGCGTGCGGATCGATGCGGCGAGGGCCACGGACCTCTTTGGACACGTCGTGACGGATGGGCTTTATACGCCCGAGGAAATGCACGCCCGCAGCCCCGTGGTGTAG